Part of the Nicotiana sylvestris chromosome 2, ASM39365v2, whole genome shotgun sequence genome, ttactatttttcacagattttcacatattagctTTCCGGTTACGTGCCCAAAAttcgcacgcaaatcgaggtgagacagaaaaagggttttaaggcctcggaacgcagaattcattttaaaaataggtgatgaccttttgggtcatcacaaaggcaagcctcgcgccgtcgtcatcGTCACTCGCTCGGCTCAGCTTCGGCTTTGGATtatgatttggatttggtcaaatgatcgattgattaattttttggtcgaaatttatttgttaatagtaaaatattaacaaaaataatattaaatatttattttaataacaaaatgttaatattaaaataaatattaatattaaatccaatccatttttcagttgtgtaactgaaaattaaactactCTCTTTAATTTTCCCTccttattgttgagtaaatagccatttatgttatgacatttatgCTTTGGCCGTCTTGTATAAACagtcattctgaagagttgcacctcttcagatttcagcccaactttggctataaatacaagtctattctgctcagaattttcATACGATTTTTTGagcttctcctccttcttctgcatacttttaacatcaaacaaagcaacagtaagtgtaaTTTGCTACCGagctttgtgttcgctgaaacactggggtttgaagtaccactacaccaatgtgtaattcgttctatcctggtaggaaataatccataaccttgggtactaggaggggattaaattccttaaggaaacactgtgaattcagtgggctcgaattattttttttaatttcgtttacatttctgtttatgttattttattttccccaaaattattttacaaatacagattACTAGCAGGCACCGCCTTACTCCACGAaaagcaaaaggagtgaagcATTGTACCGGGTAGTGAAGAGAGATGAGTAGAAGTTCATAGTCCGCAAATCTTTTAATGCGAACATAATTTGAGATTTCTCTCTCATTATTTCGAgccaacaacaaaaataaaccaGTACAATCCCACTCAGTAGGGGAAAGCTCTGGGAAAGGGCCATGGCAGAGCTGATGAGAACTCTACCATGTGACCTTATGGCACGGGCTTCAAACATGGGAAATAGCATTGGGTAAGGACGAAGAGAAGAGAGGGGTAAAAGGTCGTTGAAGAACATTTGAATGAAGTTTTGATTCAAGAAAGCTTCCATTTATTGAAAGGGTGGTAGTATAACCGACAGTGCAATCAATGTCTTTGGAAAACGTACCGACAGGTGCAATTAATACATTTTGGGAAACGGATCGGCGGTGATATTATCGCCTTGAAGAATATAGATCGGCGGTACATTGAATGATTCAGGAAAGATGAACTGATGTGACGTTTCGGTTATCACGAAGGCTTACGTCATAAGCATGACATCATCGCGGGAAGCTCGAGGGGATAGATATCAAAGTCATTTCTTATcgtttcactctaagaaatgcgggtaccatctgtatacggtaaaaatcagtGGTCTGATTTTATGATTCTTAAGGCGCCTCGTAAAGACCGCCCCTAGAAGGCTCAAAGCTCAGCTCGGGATTTCGACCCCGTGGGTTCTCAGTGATCGACCTCGAGGCGGTAAAAACAATGATCGGCCTCGAGGTAGTGTAAATCAGCGTCTATGGGAGATCGATGTgaggttcccaaggcacgtgactagagctgacaaagtctattaGTCTAGTTCAAACCCGTatcatggcattaaatggttgtaccagcctcaTATCTTTGTAATGAATGCATTTGTActattgggattccccctcatatataaaggggatccctgcCATTTTGTAAGGGGACCTGATAcacaatattgaatatacaagaacattctctctgctcccTAACTTAACGtattctcttgatctcactacttacatttatttcttacatttattgtgttctatttattgttctccatttattgttcattattggtcataaagagccgcCATCGAATTTATCATAAATGTTAATCCTCCGTCGATTGTCGTTAGCCGGACATCCAACTCGAACTCGAGGCCCCGTATACACAGGCTCGAGGCTCCATTTCCAGCCATTCGGTTTGGTTATTATACTATCTACAAGCTATTATCTTTTTTTTCTAATCTTTCACTTAGCATATATTAcctaacaattagcataaaaatagattacatatttttagaaccacaaaatcaaatctaattgttattgtCATTTCAAGGTAAACAACCTATTTAAAAGCACTTGATTGAATATAATAAATATGCGATAATCTTTAGAGAAAGGAATAAAGCATACAACTTGATAATAGTACTTTTCTTATTATGGGTTCTAAAGTATGTCTACCATACTTAAATATCCAATAAATTCTTCTTGATAGAACATACAACGACTTTCCTTTCTCCAAACCAAAGTTAATTTATCTGTTTGGTTGCCTGATTTTCTTCCTATAATcgatttttcctttctttgtagAGGAGAATACAATATACCAGATTTGATATTTCCTGTTGCCTCTGGAAAAATGGTTACAAACTATTAGTCTCTTCATTACAATTTAAATGAGCTAGTTTGACTCGGTATAAAGTTGAAGAAAAATAACTTTTAAAATATATGATATTAAAAGCTTAAAAAGTAAAAGCTTTATTGAATCATGACATTTATGAGGTAAAATAagcaaaataaaaatataaaattaatttattttaaatatataaatattagttTTTTTGGAGCGGACTAATAAAAAAATCATATAAATTAAACAGAAGGAGTATTAATTAAGCGTCATTCTTTATCACTTAGTAACATCCACCATATAATATTTTAGAACTAGAGAGTTTAGCCTACAGAAAAATTTTATGAGACACAAACAAGTATTGCTAGTCATTTGTTCAAACCTCTTCCGTAATGAATTTATTACAAATTCTGACTCCCAACAAAATTGTACCCTTAAGGTCGTTTGGTTAGAAAGAAGTTATTCTAGGATTAATTATTCCGAGATTAGTTTTTCAGGGATTAGTTATTCTATTTTTTTATGGGGATAAAAAAATACTACAATCCCGGAATTAATTATATCGTTGTTTTCTACCAACCAAATACTGAATAAATGCTTCTTAAATTTCGAGATAGCATTATTTGGTATCAAATAACAAGTTAATTCAACGTATCACTGTGATTTGAAAAGATGTAAACCTCCATTTGAGTTCACCACTAGTTGCATTTATGAGACATATTAGATTAACCCTTTGAACAGCATCCTATTAACAATTTGTAAGTGCCTTCTTTTCATATTAACTAGTGAAATTTTTCGCGCTTCGCGCGGTTATAAGAAATATcactaaatttttttaaaaaaaaaaaaagaaggaaagaaagaaaaataacgaCATATAAGAAATGAGAgagataatttttttaattaatatggATATAAAAGATAATTCTACATATTGataaatcatatacttagcatttTAATTAGAATTAGATTTTAGGTTACTGCATTTTTtcctgattttctttttaaaagaaaataaaagagaaacaatttttaagaaaaaatttTCACTTACATATATTATAATAAATGAAGAGAAAGTGAGAGGTTGATACATGACTTTTTAAGTACGATTACATGTTAGAGGCATGTAAATCGATTATTTTTTCATTAGATAGCAAAACATCGGCTTTGCTAAAAATTCTCATATTCAAATAacagaaatatgaaataaaagtaAAGCAACtaataatgaaaagaaaataaaataaaacaaaagaaatatgtggaaattgcaacgtcatgctACCCCCGGCCCCCTTTTCAGTAGATGAGATTAGGATAAAAGGGCTTTCTTTCATTAACATTTAGTGAAGGTGCATAACTTCTTTGAATGTCCCGCTGATTGACTACTACATCTAGGTACGGGACTGATCCCGAAAGAGAGTTGTCCTGGCTCATTAGGTCCCAAGAATCCAAAGGATACAAGCTTCTCAAGGCCGAGTCGGAAAGCTTTGTTTGTAGAGTCTGTTTCAGTTCAGGTCTTCAATCATTTGATTATTCTTTTTTCTATTCCTTCTTGTTATGCCATTTTTAGCCTTCATCTTTGTCTTTACTTTTCTATTCATTAGTTTCCCTCTCATATTCTCTATTCCAAGGAGAACATAGTACTTCACTTCAGAATACTTGCTCGATTATTTTTATCCTTTCAACAAAatgaaaaagtattttttttgttttacaaaTAATAGACAATTCAAAGAAGAGATCAAAACATAATTTTCAAAAAGAAAGATAATTATCACAATACTTCAAAAGAATCAAAAGTTATAAAGTAAAccaaataatttaaattttatcGTACATATAATACATGTTCCAATCATACGAATAAAATAACTACTTACTTTATAAAAATCACAAGTAGAAATGAAGTAGAAAACAGTTTCTATTTTACAAGAAACAACACATGCCGATGGCTCGGCAAAGAAAAACCTGCGCTTGTTCTGTGATTTTTAGCTATAACACTTTTTACTCGCTAAAAGAAATAAGAAGTGTTATCAAAATATCCAATGAATGGCGTATTTGAACGTTTAAAATTATCCCTTTTACATAATGAGCCGTTATTGGTTAGTAGTTAGCAGACTTCAAACAAAGTTTAACTCATAAGTAATTAATTTGAGTCTAAACGAAAATATAAACTTGCGACAAACAAAAGTTCATAGAAAATAAAGCGAAAGAGAACACATGAGAAagtaaatagagaagaaaaatataCAACGTGAGACTTTAATCGTAAGAAAATAGAAATGCAAAATCAGCGTATAATTTTTTGTGTTCTTGTCGACACTCCCTCCCGCAATATCGATTATTATTCAAGAGCCTTCTTCCTCAAGCcaaactaaaacatgaatcaAATGTTACAGTAAATATGACAACACTGCTATTTCAGGTAAAGAATAGAAAGTGTAGTCTTGGGTAGGGGTCTCATGAAACAAAGTTATGAATTTATATAGGAAAAAATAGATGAATACCATaagatattttaatttttaaattaaatattaGGCGGTTATGAATATGAAAAGCATGAGAGTTATGGATATTATTAAAAGTAGAAGTTAAGGTAGTATGAGttatgaaaatgaaagaaatgaatgGAAAGATTAAAAAAATGAGATAAGTTATTATAAACTTACACATTAAATTTGTGGAGGTTATGAATATGAAAGGGATTGGAGTTATTGAGACTATTAAAAGTATAGATTATGAAGATAAAGAGTTGTGatttatgaaaataaattttttaattttattataaaataaattgaaagaatgatgaaaaatccaaaaaaaaaaggaaaaaaaaaagataaatatgtTTCTTGGCCTAAGAGAGGTGTCACCTCACTTTCTTATTGCCCACTTTTataggggcatttgcatctatacccgctttttatgtcacattttaacttgtgcccgctttgcaaaacaaaattgcaagcgtacccgctttttcgcataacttcagcacacggggctgaagtagcaaaggcaatcacgcaaaatttCAACATTCTAGTAGctgggcctgaagttcagctctagagctgaactttttgttttgtaactggcgaacttcagctctagagctgaagtttttgtctttgtaaGTGGGGAATCCCACTATCAAGATGTTCTAGTTTTTGATAACTCACCCAACTTTAGTTTACCGTTATTAGATTTTATGTAATCGGATCCATTGTTCAGTTCCATCTACTGTATACTCTATTAACTTTCATGTTTTAAATATATCAAGAGCTACGTttcataaccaaaaaaaaaaaaaaagaaactcaaaagagaaaagaaaaagaagaacaaactCCATGTGCATGGGAAAGAATGAATTTGAAACTTATTGTTAAAGGTTGTGTTCCTTGTGCAGAAACATTCACGGTATCAAGTAAATTTCCAGCAATGGATGACGGAGTTGTGTTTCCAGACAATGAGGAAACTGGTTTTTAATGTTATAATAATCCGAATGGAAGTCCTCAGTATATTTGCTTTAGCTTCGTTAATCAAAGAGAGCAATGTTGAAGTCATcgttgtagaagaagaaaaaagaaaatgaaggaggagaaggGGAAGGAGAAAGgtagctgaagttgtttaaaaagtgagtacaagttaaaaaaataaGTATAAGTTATTTGGTgggcccgtgcaatttttaccttttatagataTATATAGATTCATGTCACCAATATTGCTTGAGTCACATCACTGTCACTTGTAGCTTGACATCCCAGTCATTACTTTGTATGTGGACACTAGTCGAATTTGGAAAATGTTTACCaagtataaatgatatttttttttgttttagatattttcaagaaaaagtTACTGCAGCTATacattaaaaaatataatttaaactTGCTCTGAACCAAAATGAGAATTTTATTTTCGAGAAACAGTTGAGAGAAAGAATTCAATTCAACATGAAAAAAGTACTAAAGAGAGATTGACGGAAGAAAGCATAAATTTTCTTTCACTCCAAAGTTTGTTATTTCTTTTACTCTGTCTCCTAAAGCTCCTATGACTTTGCCACAATCAAAATTCCAAATGTCTCCGCACTACTTTTTGAGGAATTATTCATTAATTATGTTTTCCCTAATAATTGCACATTGAAACCAGTAATCAAATCTATAAAACCTGACATGTGCATTATGTCACATAGAGTCAGCATTAGAACTTAAAGTTTGATTGGGAAATAAGTTATCATATATTAATTATTCCGGGATTAGTTATTCCACCCTTCCATAGGAATAAAAATATACTACAATCCGGGATAACTAATCCCAAAATTAGTTATACCACGATTTTATTTCAACCAAATATGaaataaactcatctcaaatttaatcacAAGATTAAGTATCCATTATCCCTCGTGCCAAACGAGCCCTAACTTCATCAGTATATAAACACCATCACCCCCTGATGCTTTCCTCAACAATCCAAAAACACAgttcaagaaaaaaataaagattcTCAATTATGGCATCCTTAAACTCTATTACGGTCTCATTTTTCATAGTCTTATTATTTTCAAGTTCTTGTTCTGCTCATTCTGATACAACCCCTGAAAAGTTCTACCAATGTATTTGCAAGAACTCTGATTTCTCTGATCCTTTTTCCAAAGCTTTCTTCACCCCAAACACTGATTCATTCAACACAGTCTTGAATTCTACAGCTCAAAATCTCAGGTGTTTGATACCATCAGTTCCTAAACCTGAGCTGATTTTCACCCCAATGGCAGAATCCTATGTTCAAGCAGCAGTCATTTGTGCAAAACAACTCAATCTTCAGCTCAGAGTTAGAAGTGGAGGCCATGATTATGAAGGCCTCTCGTACATTTCAGTAATGGACTCTCCTTTTGTCATCGTCGATCTCTCCAAACTACGAGAGATCGACGTGAACATAGAGGAAAATTCGGCTTGGGCTCAAGCTGGTGCTACTGTTGGTGAAGTCTATTATAGAATTTCAGAGAAAAGCAAAACTCATGGATTTCCAGCTGGACTTTGTACCAGTTTAGGAATTGGTGGTCACATAACAGGTGGGGCATATGGTTCCATGATGAGAAAATTCGGGCTTGGAGCTGACAATGTAATCGATGCTCGTATTGTTAACGCCAATGGCACTATACTCGATAGGCAATCGATGGGGGAAGACTTGTTTTGGGCAATTCGAGGTGGTGGAGGAGCAAGTTTCGGGATCATACTGTCCTGGAAATTAAAATTAGTTACTGTTCCATCGATTGTCACTGTTTTCACTGTCCCGAAAACATTGGAAGATGGCGCGACGAAGATTTTGTACAAGTGGCAACAAGTTGCTGATAAAATTGATGATGATTTATTCATGAGAGTAGTCATAAATGTGGTGGacaaaaaagataaaaagggagaaaggaCAGTTCAAACAGCTTATAACTCATTGTTTCTTGGAAAAGCTGACAGGCTTTTACAAATAATGAATGAGAGTTTCCCTGAATTAGGATTGACACAAAAAGATTGTATAGAAATGAATTGGATTGAGTCAATTTTGTACATTGCTGGTTTTCCAACAAAAACCCCACCAGAAATACTTCTCCAGGGTAAGCCAACATTCAAGAATTACTTCAAAGCCAAATCAGACTTTATAAAAGAGCCAATTCCTGAAACAGGACTTGAAGGTATATGGAAAAGGCTATTAGAAGAATATTCACCACTAATGATATGGAATCCATATGGAGGAATGATGGCTAATATATCAGAATCAGAAACTCCTTTCCCACACAGAAAAGGAGTCATTTTCAAGATTCAGTACTTGACTCTCTGGAATGAACCTGATCAAGAAT contains:
- the LOC104238527 gene encoding monolignol oxidoreductase AtBBE-like 13 — translated: MASLNSITVSFFIVLLFSSSCSAHSDTTPEKFYQCICKNSDFSDPFSKAFFTPNTDSFNTVLNSTAQNLRCLIPSVPKPELIFTPMAESYVQAAVICAKQLNLQLRVRSGGHDYEGLSYISVMDSPFVIVDLSKLREIDVNIEENSAWAQAGATVGEVYYRISEKSKTHGFPAGLCTSLGIGGHITGGAYGSMMRKFGLGADNVIDARIVNANGTILDRQSMGEDLFWAIRGGGGASFGIILSWKLKLVTVPSIVTVFTVPKTLEDGATKILYKWQQVADKIDDDLFMRVVINVVDKKDKKGERTVQTAYNSLFLGKADRLLQIMNESFPELGLTQKDCIEMNWIESILYIAGFPTKTPPEILLQGKPTFKNYFKAKSDFIKEPIPETGLEGIWKRLLEEYSPLMIWNPYGGMMANISESETPFPHRKGVIFKIQYLTLWNEPDQELATKHINWIRKLYNYMTSYASMFPREAYVNYRDLDLGMNKNVNSNSSFVQASVWGNKYFKNNFNRLVEIKTKVDPENFFKFEQSIPTLPLTKKRKGKKINH